In one Lolium rigidum isolate FL_2022 chromosome 3, APGP_CSIRO_Lrig_0.1, whole genome shotgun sequence genomic region, the following are encoded:
- the LOC124697907 gene encoding AT-hook motif nuclear-localized protein 23-like, which produces MGSMDGNSLHGGYGAHVGAGPAGSNNNEDDDASPPPSAGGGGGGGSSGGSGRRPRGRPPGSKNKPKPPVVVTRESPNAMRSHVLEIASGADIVDAIAAFSRRRQRGVSVLSGSGAVTNVTLRQPAGTGAAAVALRGRFEILSLSGAFLPAPAPPGATGLAVYLAGGQGQVVGGSVMGELIASGPVMVIAATFGNATYERLPLDQDAEEGAVLSGSEGAAAQLEQQGSGGAAVPPSMYPVPQTPPHDMFGQWGQAPVARPPPPTSF; this is translated from the coding sequence ATGGGGAGCATGGACGGGAACTCGCTGCACGGCGGCTACGGCGCCCACGTCGGCGCGGGCCCCGCCGGCAGCAACAAcaacgaggacgacgacgcctcgccgccgccctcggccggcggcggtggcgggggcgGATCCTCggggggctcggggcgccggccgCGCGGCAGGCCGCCGGGGTCCAAGAACAAGCCCAAGCCGCCGGTCGTGGTCACGCGGGAGAGCCCCAACGCGATGCGCTCCCACGTGCTGGAGATCGCCAGCGGGGCCGACATCGTCGACGCCATCGCGGCCTTCTCCCGCCGCAGGCAGCGCGGGGTCTCCGTCCTCAGCGGCAGCGGCGCCGTCACCAACGTCACGCTGCGGCAGCCCGCGGGGACCGGCGCCGCCGCGGTCGCCCTCAGGGGCCGGTTCGAGATACTGTCCCTCTCCGGCGCCTTCCTCCCGGCACCCGCACCGCCGGGGGCCACGGGGCTGGCCGTGTACCTCGCGGGAGGGCAGGGGCAGGTGGTGGGCGGGAGCGTCATGGGGGAGCTGATCGCGTCCGGCCCCGTCATGGTCATCGCGGCAACGTTCGGGAACGCCACCTACGAGAGGCTGCCGCTGGACCAGGACGCCGAGGAGGGCGCCGTGCTGTCCGGCtccgagggcgccgccgcgcagcTGGAGCAGCAGggcagcggaggcgccgccgtgcCCCCCTCGATGTACCCCgtgccgcagacgccgccgcacgACATGTTCGGCCAG